From the genome of Triticum aestivum cultivar Chinese Spring chromosome 3B, IWGSC CS RefSeq v2.1, whole genome shotgun sequence, one region includes:
- the LOC123072099 gene encoding uncharacterized protein isoform X2: MERAGEEDDTGSGSRRRSRSRGGSDATSTMSDGGTTAVKQHQALRLVEDLSLPSVQVVVMSANMGCSHCRQRVTKVVTKMNGLLDYMVDFGKKEVTVRGTVIHTKKKKRKKQQQYMITGLEKVPPANMGARTLSWFLGCYGS, from the exons ATGGAGCGTGCAGGGGAAGAAGATGACACagggagtggaagcaggaggaggagcaggagcaggggTGGATCAGATGCAACGTCGACCATGAGCGACGGCGGCACCACGGCGGTCAAGCAGCACCAGGCTCTGAGGCTCGTGGAGGACCTCTCCCTCCCTTCG GTGCAGGTGGTGGTGATGAGCGCCAACATGGGCTGCTCCCACTGCCGACAGCGGGTCACCAAGGTCGTCACCAAGATGAACG GGCTGCTGGATTACATGGTGGATTTCGGGAAGAAGGAGGTGACGGTGAGGGGCACCGTAATTcacaccaagaagaagaagaggaagaagcagcAGCAGTACATGATCACTGGGCTGGAGAAGGTGCCGCCTGCTAACATGGGCGCCAGGACGCTCTCCTGGTTTTTGGGATGCTACGGTTCATAG
- the LOC123072099 gene encoding uncharacterized protein isoform X1, with amino-acid sequence MERAGEEDDTGSGSRRRSRSRGGSDATSTMSDGGTTAVKQHQALRLVEDLSLPSVQVVVMSANMGCSHCRQRVTKVVTKMNAGLLDYMVDFGKKEVTVRGTVIHTKKKKRKKQQQYMITGLEKVPPANMGARTLSWFLGCYGS; translated from the exons ATGGAGCGTGCAGGGGAAGAAGATGACACagggagtggaagcaggaggaggagcaggagcaggggTGGATCAGATGCAACGTCGACCATGAGCGACGGCGGCACCACGGCGGTCAAGCAGCACCAGGCTCTGAGGCTCGTGGAGGACCTCTCCCTCCCTTCG GTGCAGGTGGTGGTGATGAGCGCCAACATGGGCTGCTCCCACTGCCGACAGCGGGTCACCAAGGTCGTCACCAAGATGAACG CAGGGCTGCTGGATTACATGGTGGATTTCGGGAAGAAGGAGGTGACGGTGAGGGGCACCGTAATTcacaccaagaagaagaagaggaagaagcagcAGCAGTACATGATCACTGGGCTGGAGAAGGTGCCGCCTGCTAACATGGGCGCCAGGACGCTCTCCTGGTTTTTGGGATGCTACGGTTCATAG